The Trichoderma asperellum chromosome 6, complete sequence region GTCAAATGAAAATTGAAGATGCCAGCATGTTTTTCCCGTATCCTGGTAAGCGAGAGAGGAGTATATCGCCAGCTCACAATTGATCTTCCCTAAAAGTACCGCCGATTGCTTCTTGAAATATCTTGCCGGTGCCTGGTGAGAAATTTTTCGATATCTCGGTCGCCACATAAGTGGAGAGATTGAACATTGAATATGTGACAAGCTAAGAATGGTAATTAAAGCTGCCACTAAAATATTTGGTGTTTTTCGAGGCAAAGTTCCGCACTAAATACTAAACTGCTGTGGGACGACAATTGAGTCAAGCAAAGCCCTATACAGTACGATTAATTTCCATAAACGTTTATAGATTACGATAACACTAGAATAAAGATCGAGGAGATGAGAAATTCAGGTGATGCATTTATACATTGTCATTGCAGAGAGCAGTGGAttgcaaagtacatgtaagcTTGTAGTAAAGTACGAGGCCGCTGCTTCTAAGTTGCTGCCGCAAAATTCACAATACGTCCAAATGTTGAAACTCTAAATATGCCTCACCTGCTAATTTTGACGTTTGGCTGAGTAATAGCCACGATACACTGGCATCAAATTTTAGCTGCTACAAATCATTGTACCTGACCTTTGATGAACCTTGTTATTAGCAAATACCTATGACCAGTTTCATGGTTACTGTAAAGCAGGCGGGCAACATCACTTACCTTGGCTTTGAGAGAATATTCATCTTGGAAGAGCCGTATCTGGGCACTCAATCCTTAACTTCATGGAACTATGTCAGCTTGCCTTTCCGACGGGGTGACTGAGAATTTATAATCTGGTGCTGGTATCTAGAGAGCAGTAGCACTAACATCGAAGACCTATTTTTACTAATCGTGACGGGCTGAGCGGTCTAATGTAGTGCAGACTGTTTGGGATGTGAAGCAAAAACTAATAACGTTAGATTCATACTCGAACTTTACTTTGCTCTTTATCATTCGGCCTGTGTAATTGTAGATACGGTAGATACGGCAAGTCTTGTATGAATCCCACTGCGTTCGTTTCAATATGCGGCATCGTCTAGAATACTCAGCTTTGACAACAATGTAAATAGTTCATACAGCAAACCGTTTATTCCCTCGACTCAACTAAAGCATTTGTCGTCTTCCACTTTGCTGAAATCGAGCTACACAACTCCTGAGCATTGATCATCGGGTGTGCTATCAACGAGACTCTAAAGTCCAGCTTAACGCAGGATACCATCTCCAATTACAATCAAGTTTCTCTATTTATCATGCGGTAAGCTGAAAATCGTCTCTCTCGCCATTATCATTAGGAATATATACCGCATCTGCTATTCGTCATTTAGACGTGAGCGGTGCGAAGAGCTACCCCTGAAGAGTGGGGAGACTTGATGACCTGGAGCTCCGTTGTACCTCCAAACGATTGAACGCAGGGCGGATGAGAAGACAGATCTTACCACTAACAAATGCATGGTTTGAGGAATTTTCATAATTGAGATTGGAATATTTTTGATACAGCAATTACAATCTGCCCCAATACCGCGCATGCAAGGATTCTCAGAATAAACATAGCTCACCTTCGCCACAGACTCCGTCTAACGTTTCCAAAAAGTTACTGCCAGTTAATATGCAGAGGCCAGTTGGATGCCATGGATACATGTGAAGACAGCCAATGGTGAGCAAATTTACCAAGATTCTTGGTTGTGGCTGAGCACAAACCATTTACTTGTTTAGGCACATATCTTATAAGCAAAGGCTCCGCTATCTCTGTATCTACAGTACAAGTATACATGGTATTTGTTATGTAGCTCCAAGGGTAGCTAATGCATAGTATGTGTAGGGACGGCTTAACAATCTACCCCTCCCACTTATTTCTTCATGAAGCGCAAGGAGGGCATCTCGGGCCGTCTGTCGTCCACTAGTAGAACTCGAAACTGAGCGGTATTACATACTGAAGGCGTGATTATACAGATTACATAGCTAAGATAGCCTTTCTTGCCTAGATCTAGCTCCGTAGCTGTCAACTCGGCCGGTAGACTATGCGCTGACGGATGACGTTACTAGCAGTTGGATCTAACCCCCTCAAGATCGACAAACCGGAGGAGGCTATGATAGGTACGGAAGTAAAACTGGGCCATAGCTGGGGGATCGACCAAGAATGACGCCTACATGCAGGCTACCGTCATCAATATGTATGCCATCTATCGATTGAGTGATGTGATGTCGTTTCAATGCTGGGGAAAAGCGCATGCAGCCGAGGTATTACGAACGGTAAGCTTGGCGaggcatgtacatgtacctatgcATGGATGAATCTGCGATTAGACGGCATCCAGCAAGTTTTGTTCCTTTGCGCGCAAATACTACCTCAGTCCTTGAGAGATGGCAAAGAATGGCGAACTAATCAATTTTATGCCTCAGCTGGCTCTTGATGCAGGTTTTGGGGGGGCGGGCGTGCATGTGCCACGCTTTGGTGGTGTTCCCCTGTATTCCAGAGTCCAGAACGCCGATGAAGGTGCATCTTCAGCTGGGCCAGGTGTCGCCATGGCGTTGGACCCTGGCGGGAGCCGACATTTGTCCGACCAGTCACTTTGAATCCGTGCAACCGATGACGCAGAACTGCAAACTCATTGGTGTGGCACTACCCGCCTTCACACAGGCCTGACGACGACTCGATTTGCAGCCGGTCGTCCAGGATCGAGAGATCGCGATCATTGCGGATGTGCGTGCTGAGGAACAGAGAGACTGCGATAACTGATAACTGACCGCCCGGCAGCACGTGTGAAATGCGGAATGTGGGAGGAAAAGGCTTCTGTCGGTCACAATCAATCTCCATTGTCAATCTCCATTTTGGACGATTCACTATTGCTAGTGGctctactagcagtagcaccCACTGAACAGGCAGAGTTGATGCCTTCCAACGGCATATTCCATGTGAGACAATTGGAGGACAGTCGCAAACTACGGCTACAACCTCTAGCTAGGCGACCGAATTCGCTCGGCCGTACTCTGCCATCCACAGCTGATATGCTCGCGGTGAGATGCAGGTCGCCGCATCGCTGCTTGACGGATACCAtgtgagaagaaagaaatcataaaaaaaaaaaaaaaaaaaaaaggaatgccACATTTCCGACAAACTGGGTACTCGTGGGGCACAAGGCTCTGTCTGGACGCCGTGAACGAAGCCTTTCCCTTGGCCTTGTGGGGGAATCTGGCCTGACGCGATGGCGAATTCGCAACGACCCGACACTAAACGGTCGCTCTGAAAGTTTATTCCAGACAATAAGACGAGCGGCTCGTTGGGTGTCTTTTGCTAATAGGGCGGGCCAGACTCGCGCGTGGCGCCAGAGCCTCGGCGTGCTCACTGCCAGGCCTCTTCAGAGCGAATTACGAGCTGCCGCAAAGCCGATGCCAGAACCAAGTTTTTCACCTCTGCCAAGGGTATGACGAGATTGAAGTGCCCTTGTCGCGCTCTCTGCCGTCAAATGACCCACAAAAGCACAGCTGAGCAGGGATCAAACCGCAGCGCCAATGCAGGCTAAGGCCAGCCGGGCAGGGAGTGTTGAACCCACGAGCCACGAGTTATCGAACGGTGGCCCCTCCCAGAGGGGGAAATGAGATTATACTGAAACTAAGGAGAAcaagagatagagagagagacagacgaAAGAATTGGGAAATTGCCGCTGGGATTGAGACCATAGCTTCTTGTCCTCTCGTCTCgtgtctctcttctcagcttCGTTCTCGCCTCCAACTTTCCCGTAGTTGCACGCCCGTCATTCGGTCGTCTGGCACGGCCACCCGGTTTGTTACCCGCCAAGCCACACTCGCGCAAGCTCCAATAGCAAGATTAGGATCCAGTCCCTCTGAGCATAGAGACAAACAACTATGTACGTATAGTTTagtttagttttttttttttttttgtcctcttTGTCGGCCCACACATTGCTAGATCGGCAAGTTGGCGCCGCAGCCGGGTCCTTGTCTGGCTGGCTGAGACAGTGACTTATTAGTAGCGTGGCCAACTCATCAGGCGAAGCTTGGACGGGATTAGAAGATGAGAAAGAGATGCACTAACTAGTTGGCTAGCTCAGGCGGTGGtcagagggagaaaaaaggcATAGTAAAGGGGAGCACAACTCAGCTCGTGTCTTTGGCAGATACGCGTTTAACCTCCATCTCGTTGTCCGGCACCCACTGCCGCTGAGGACTTCGGAACTCGCCTTCCCTGTTCCTCTTGCGTCGCTATCGAAAGATCGATTGTTGATCAATCTGCTAAACTTAGTACTTTTGTACTTTTCATTGGCGTTGTTTTTCccgcctttctctctccactTGGCAATCTTGTTTGAATCTCAAAATCCTTGCCTTGCCCACTCTCCCTTGTTAGCTTGCACTTGGCATTCAATTCGTCTTCAcaattttctttccttcttctttattcacGCCCATCACGACGACGATACATCTTCAATATCGGCTTTTTCAGCATTGAGCACCAGCTGACGCGCGCGGCAAGGGCTGCGAGCACGACGCCAAAATGGGCAACTTTATCAGCTGGCTCGACAAGAACTTGGCTCCCGATTCCAACCAAGGTTCGGCCCAAGGCACTCAGCCCGAGTCGGCATGGGGTAAGCTGAAGCTTCAACGGGTGATTAGAGTTTCTTCGTGGCTGACTGGACCTGTGTATGATATTAGGCATGGTTGATACCCTGATTCCTGTGCTAGTTGTATCAGTCATCTACATCGCCATTTTCCTATTTCTTAGAAGATCGCAACGGCGCTACTATGCGCCGCGTACATACCTAGGATCATTGCGAGAAGAGTGAGTAGCACCATTCAGGCCAAGTAGAAAGGTTGGGATTTAATTCGATATTGACGCCCATGTAGTGAGCGGACACCAAGTATACCCAGCAATCTGTTGACTTGGGTTTCCGCCTTCTGGAAGATTCCCGATGCCTATGTTCTCACCCACCAGAGTCTCGACGCCTATCTCTTCCTCCGATACCTACGCATTTGCTTCGTCATCTGTTTTGTCAGCCTTCTCATTACCTGGCCCATTCTCTTCCCTGTCAACGCCACCGGAGGCAAGGGGTTGTCCCAACTCGAGATTCTCTCTTACAGCAATGTCGACATCAACACCAAGAAGAACTACCTCTATGCCCATGCCTTTGTTGGCTGGGCCGTCTATGGCTTTCTCATGTACATGATCACGCGCGAATGCATCTTCTACATCAACTTGCGACAGGCTCACCACATCAACCCGCACTATGCCAAGCGAATTTCTGCCCGTACTGTTCTCTTCACTTCAGTCCCGGATGAGTACAACAGCGAGGAGCGCATTCGCAGAATGTTTGCTGCGGTCAAGAACGTCTGGGTTTGTGGCAAGACGGATGAACTCGACGAACTTGTGGAGAAGCGAGATGATGCCGCTATGAAGCTTGAAAAGGGCGAGATTAGTCTCCTGAAAGAAGTTAACAAGGCTCGCGCCAAAGCTCTGAAGGAGGGCGGAGAAACTCACCCCGAAGGCCCTGCATCTGCCAATACCGAGGATGGCGATGTTGAGACTGGCGATATTGCTTCCCGATGGATTCCCGACAAGAAACGCCCGCACCACcgtcttggccttcttggtcTCGTTGGCGAAAAAGTCGACACTATCGAATGGAGCCGTTCCGAGCTGCAGCGACTGGTCCCTGAGATTGAAAAGGCTCAGGCCGACTGGCGAGCTGGCAACTACGAAAAGGTCCGCGCTGTTTTTGTCGAATTCGAGACCCAGGGTGACGCCCAGTTCGCCTACCAGTCTGTTACTCATCACCTAGCCCTGCACATGGATCCCAAGGCCATTGGAGTTCAGCCTGGAGAAATTGTCTGGAAGAGTTTGACCCTCCCCTGGTGGCAAATCATCATCCGCCGATACGCGGTGTACGCTTTCATCGCcgctctcatcatcttctggGCTATTCCTGTCGGCATTGTTGGTTTGATCGCCCAGGTAAACACATTGAAGACTATTCCAGGCTTGACCTGGATTGCGGATATTCCCAAGGTAAGCAATCTTAGAACACAATAGATGGGCCGTTCGTTCCTATTATAGCATGCGCTAATCAGAAGATAGCCCATTCTTGGAGTCGTGTCTGGTTTGCTCCCAGCAGTGGCCCTCTCAATCCTCATGTCGTTGGTTCCCGTCATCATGCGACTGTGCGCCAGACTTTCCGGCGAAGTATCTCAGTCCCGCGTTGAACTGTTTACTCAGAATTCGTACTTTTTCTTCCAACTCATCCAGGTCTTCTTGATCCAAACTTTGACCAACGCAGCCTCGACAGCCCTCGTTCAGATTGCTCAACAGCCGGGACAGGTCTTCACCATTCTCTCCTCGTCTCTGCCAACGGCATCTAATTTCTACATTTCTTACTTTATCGTCCAAGGTCTCACTATTGCCACCAGCGTTGTTACCCAAGTTGTCGGTTTCTTCGTCTTTACGCTTCTGTACAAATTCTTGGCCAAGACGCCTCGAGCCATGTACAAGAAGTGGACCAGCCTCAGTGCCATTTCTTGGGGCAGCGTTCTCCCTGTTTACACCAACATTGCTGTAATTAGTATGTTCCCTCCTGTATAGCCCTAGTAAGCTTTTACGTCTGCTAacgctctctcttttagGCATTACATACTCAGTTATCGCTCCCTTGATCTTGTTCTGGTCATCCCTTGGCATGGGCCTGTTCTATCTGGCCTACCGATACAATATCCTGTTTGTTACGGAGACTCAGATCGATACACACGGCATGATCTATCCCCGTGCTCTCAAGCAGCTATTTTCTGGTATTTACTTGGCCGAGATCTGCATGGTTGGTCTATTTGCCGTCTCCAAGGCTGCTGGGCCTGCTGTGCTTATGGCCATTTTCCTTGCCTTCACTATTCTATTCCACATTACGTTGTCGAGAACACTTGATCCTCTCCTCTACGGCCTGCCACGCAGCCTtcaagctgaagaggaagccATCCAGGAACGTATCGCTGGCAACGAGGGTGCCACCAGCGCCGAGGAGGGCTTGGTCACCAATGAATTGTCGAATGAGGACACCGTGAGCAAAGCACCTGGCACCAAGGCGGTGCCGAATGTTCCCGCCAACAAGGGCAACTTCATTCTCAGATTCTTCAAGCCTTGGATCTACGCCGACTACGCGACACTACGCGAATGGTTTACTTCCGAAAAACACTTTGCGGAACCGATCGAATACTCCGAAGAGATTGCAGCAGAGGCATACCTACCACCATCTGTATCGAGCAGGGCCCCAATTCTCTGGATTCCCTCGGATCCCGCGGGCTTGTCAAAGGTTGAGGTTGCTGCATCTAGCAAGGTAATTCAAATCACAGATGAGGGCGCGGTGCTGGATGAGAAGAACCACATTACGTGGGACTCTGAGGGAGCTCGACCTCCTAtttgggaagaaaagatttACTATTAAGGCGGCCTGTTACGTGATACCCCCTCAATTTTTATTCTGCCTGGCGTATAgctggctttttttttttttctttgagatcgttatatatactatacaCTGGTGGTTTTAATGGAggaatgagaagaaagacCCATAAAGATATAACATTTTGTTTACGAGATAACGTGTTATTGGTCGCTTGGACAAGGTCCGGCTTGAATATGATAACACTCTTTGAAGGAGTACGACATGAGGTGGAGCTCAGAATTAGATGAACCGGCATTGGTTGTATCACCACCAACAAGGACAAGCAGGCTATTTGCATCTTTTtcttagtttttttttttttcacatcaGTCCTGAGCTTTAATAATGTCAGATACAAATAGGAGTAGCAATGGAGAACAAGATGAATTGTCTCGGATGAGGGAGCCTTTCTCTTGGTTTGATGCGCTAACAGGTTTGCCGGatgctgcttgcttgctcgtTTTTATTGAGTGTCTCTTCTTGCCGCCCCCAATTCTGACTAGTGGACGGTGGTTGACGGTGGCGCGGGTCTCTGTCATTtcccaggccaagaagaggtGGAGCCTGAGGCGATGGTGGTGCAAGACAAGGCGCGGACGAAGAGCAGCAGGCCACGATATGGGCAGGCTGGGGGAAGCAAATCAACAGACTGCTGATACGTGAATGTGTGTGTGCTGGATGCTGTAGCCTGATACATAGTAGTAACGGATGGATGGAGCCAGCGCATGAAAAAGAAGTAGAAAGCAGCGTGACACGCATTAGCAAAGTATGATGGGCAAGACTCAGCCAATGGCATAAGCTGCCAGCCTTTCCCAGCCGTCATTTTACAGCACCTCATCATAGCTCATCGATCTATTCGCTGCAGGGGCTGTTTTATCATGCGCGatagctactactacttgcaATATACACCAGTGTCTGCCgtaatacatacatagtactGCACACGCAGCTATCCCCAGCCCCTCGCAGCATCACATGTCCGTGCCTGTAGTAGGTGGCTGGGCTAAGATTCGCCCAAAACAGCAGTTGGCTGACCTAGTAGCGGTTACATGGAGACCAAAAAAGAGCTCGGGTCCCTCTCCCGCTAGAGCCGTGGCGAGGCCAAGCTTTGGTTGCTCCCGGCAACGGCGGCCGAACAGGCGACGACAACAAAACGGGGGTGGTGGGGATGGAAAGGAAATTGAGCCATCATTAGTTAGTAGATAGTCCATAATAGAGAGATACGAAGTGCAACACGCGGTGattactgctgctgtacGTAGGTAGTATGCAATCATCAGTTAGGTAGGGTTGTCTTGTTTGAATTGGATGAATAAGAATAAAGTCAAAGCAAGGCAGGCACTTGTCATGTCCCATGTGAAGCATATTTTGACAGATACATGTACAAGTAAGGTATACGGCGCCATCTACCTAGACAGCTGCCCGTCAGTCGTACCTACCGTATGGCAGCCTGCCCGTCAGCGGCTAATGGCCCTCGTGCATGTCCAACCACGGCAACCACGGCCGCCTGCAGCCCGCCTGGGCTTGCAACCATGTTAGCTCTTTCCCTCCGCCTTTATCGCGCCTACCCCCCTGTCTGGACGATTCCGAATCTGTCAATCACCACCCGCTGCTGCGCCTTCCTTCTGCTTCGTGACGCTAATCGCCGGGGTGCATCCCACCGCGTTGGTgtctttttctgttttgtGCCCGCCAAAAGCCGGTCCAGGTCcctgcgtcgtcgtcgtcgcttgTTTTGTTGGCTTTtggcctctctttttcttcgcgGCCGCTTTGGCGCAGAGCTTCTTTTCAAGCTTTGCTTTGGATGCTGCGTTGTGTTGGCGCCGAGGCAATAAGGCTGGTTTGTTCTGGACAAATTCtattgtcttctttttatttgacTTTATCTCCCCTTATTCTTTAGCTGCATCTCTAACCTTCTTTTGCGGGAGAGGGGCGATTGGCCGCCGCGTTTGGCTTCTTCGCCATCACTGCTGCACGTACCATACGTACAGTACTCGGTTGGATCTTTGTGGGGAGaaggagcttctccagcaccgccagaTATTTGGCTGAGACGGTGGATGCGATTCTAAAAGGCGACGAGAGAAAGTGAACGGCAGCTTGAAAAGAAGAGCCGGACAGAAAAGTCAAGAGTCACGATTGCGACAAGCCTGCCAAGGATCGACATGCCACGATGATATGATCGACAAAACGAACAGGGCAATCAAACTCAAGCGAAAACACCAGAAAAGAATTCGAGGAGCGAAGCGGCATCTCGAGGCGGAATCGATCAATGGCCGTGCTACCAGAGGCGTTTGCTCGCGGACGCGCGAAGCCGCATCGCGCAACGCCACGACTGGCGCCGCCTTTGCGCCGACTATTGACAGCGGCGCTGCTCTTGGGAGCTCCGCTGGTGGCCACTGCGCATACCTTTCCATATAATCCCACACAGATCTTTACGCCCAGTGTGTGCTTCAACCAGAGTACATGTCACGGAGCGGACGTAGCCTACATCTTCACCCAAGACAGCGACGATCACGTACAGTTCCTATCACTCAACATTTCGAGCACGATTGGCGCAGACACAAAGCTGAATCTTGTATCGACATATCTACCCTTCTTGGGCGGAAGCAATCCGCCCAACGCGGCATTTGGCGCTGTAAGAACCGAAGATGGCTCCGTACTGGCATATGCTGGAGCATGCGATCAGGGACCAGGAAACGTTTGGACCTACGGGGAGGGAGATGGCGGTAATGCAACGTGGGTAAAGCAGGCAACCACTTTGGGTAAATTGAAGCAGAGCGCATCAAGAGGGCCGTATTTCCTTGGCGGAACAATTGCTTTTTCGGCCACACTGGCCCCTTCGCTCGACGAGCCGACGATTTATACTTATGGCGGCATGTGCGATACGCCCTCGGACAACTCGACCGGTTGGCAGGCCGAGGCAGACTATACCACGAGTATGATGACGCTTACCCCGACCGACAGCAGCCCTTCTTCAAAATCCTACGTCCAAGGCATCGCGTCAAGCACTGGGCCTAAAACGCCCATTGCCGGATTCAGCCTCACCGCATTGCAGAGCTCAATGAGCAATAACTCTGGCACGGTCACACAGCAGACCGCGTATGTTGTCATCGGCGGCCACACTCAGCAAGCCTTCATTAACATGAGTACCGCTGCTGTGTGGAGTCTGCCCGAAGAATCCTGGTCCTATATCAACATTCAGCAGCCGGCCGATAATGCCGACGGCGTAGACAGCAGATCTGGTCACACGGCCATACTGAGCGCAGATGGACACTCAATTATCGTTATGGGAGGCTGGGTCGGTGATGTGAATACCGCGGCGGATCCACAACTTGTAGTGCTGGAGATGAGCGAAACATATAGCTCCTGGGCATGGACCGTaccgaagcagcagcccaacTTTGGCGGCAGTGGCATTTATGGGCACGGGGCGGCCATCTTGCCGGGAAACATCATGATGGCATATGGAGGGTGGCAGATTGGCGGTTCCAGCTCGTCAAGCAAAGTGAAGCGACAATCCAGCGTCACCACCTCGCCGCAGTTCTTAAACTTGACTGACATGACATGGTCGACCACCTACAGCAATCCTACGGGAGGCAAGACCCCTGGTAAGACCCCCGGCGGCGATACCTCTAGCTCGACAAGTGATGCAGCCAAGTCAAAAATCCTAGGATTGAGTCTTGGGTTTGGTATTAGTGGCGGAGCTCTCCTTATTATCTTGGCTGTCGCCGGTTGTTTCTGTTGGCGTAAGAGACAGAGGAGAAGAGCTGCTCGCGAAGAGACGATCAGGGCCATGGCCCAGGACGCGAGCATGTTTGTCCACGATACGTCCGAGATGGCTCAGCGGGATGATAACTTTCCATGGGGCTATCGCAGTTGGTATTCCAATGGGCAAGATCAGTATCAGCTTGGCGGAGATGATCGGTCTCTCGGGTACGAGGGCATGCGCGGCTCATATGGCGGCTATGCACCGGTCGTACCTGGAGTTGCGAGAAAG contains the following coding sequences:
- a CDS encoding uncharacterized protein (TransMembrane:1 (n29-40c44/45o466-492i)~EggNog:ENOG41~SECRETED:SignalP(1-44)), with product MAVLPEAFARGRAKPHRATPRLAPPLRRLLTAALLLGAPLVATAHTFPYNPTQIFTPSVCFNQSTCHGADVAYIFTQDSDDHVQFLSLNISSTIGADTKLNLVSTYLPFLGGSNPPNAAFGAVRTEDGSVLAYAGACDQGPGNVWTYGEGDGGNATWVKQATTLGKLKQSASRGPYFLGGTIAFSATLAPSLDEPTIYTYGGMCDTPSDNSTGWQAEADYTTSMMTLTPTDSSPSSKSYVQGIASSTGPKTPIAGFSLTALQSSMSNNSGTVTQQTAYVVIGGHTQQAFINMSTAAVWSLPEESWSYINIQQPADNADGVDSRSGHTAILSADGHSIIVMGGWVGDVNTAADPQLVVLEMSETYSSWAWTVPKQQPNFGGSGIYGHGAAILPGNIMMAYGGWQIGGSSSSSKVKRQSSVTTSPQFLNLTDMTWSTTYSNPTGGKTPGKTPGGDTSSSTSDAAKSKILGLSLGFGISGGALLIILAVAGCFCWRKRQRRRAAREETIRAMAQDASMFVHDTSEMAQRDDNFPWGYRSWYSNGQDQYQLGGDDRSLGYEGMRGSYGGYAPVVPGVARKPVSRQLRGGYMPANTQNSFMPTPGQIHPIMEDEEEDLAHQRVHPNEVTTPTSEAYSDPFLTPTVAVASGALPVFQPPPPGQSTADPNPDSSFQHDPDVQDWVSDVDAADAMLARYNSTRQGQGRGSPMRRNSQRSTGMRDEDLRTDSALSESNRSGGDGLGRSSSGRWSAIVASAFGGASSATTEPGKPGSSSSSSYNTAKSGFGALQAEGPNLLLGRSTPQSPFDDEEPPSSPSKFKPRRNWLGSLRRVFSGAESNSGDLLSPRDRSPQREISTDMLSNDYETPLTAIGSEILRRKQGRQDWEGAEAGSAAGRENEWDIERAVENRLVQVMFTVPKERLRVVNGEDFDDGTSTDERIPLHMPQTAELVDMDKRSSQIDPSLRSASKLSSHLDDEGGGVPVDEGDRDDGFLRINQDDYEERSDRDDRSERPLSIATDVSFARSASVYTAEAMTFERPKTRVLQMVDRIESFGASNSNDNSPSVSRSGTPALRSIKSKKSMRSQEQLRRHQ
- a CDS encoding uncharacterized protein (TransMembrane:11 (o35-53i112-132o161-181i416-440o460-487i508-534o554-587i599-619o625-645i671-689o695-712i)) produces the protein MGNFISWLDKNLAPDSNQGSAQGTQPESAWGMVDTLIPVLVVSVIYIAIFLFLRRSQRRYYAPRTYLGSLREDERTPSIPSNLLTWVSAFWKIPDAYVLTHQSLDAYLFLRYLRICFVICFVSLLITWPILFPVNATGGKGLSQLEILSYSNVDINTKKNYLYAHAFVGWAVYGFLMYMITRECIFYINLRQAHHINPHYAKRISARTVLFTSVPDEYNSEERIRRMFAAVKNVWVCGKTDELDELVEKRDDAAMKLEKGEISLLKEVNKARAKALKEGGETHPEGPASANTEDGDVETGDIASRWIPDKKRPHHRLGLLGLVGEKVDTIEWSRSELQRLVPEIEKAQADWRAGNYEKVRAVFVEFETQGDAQFAYQSVTHHLALHMDPKAIGVQPGEIVWKSLTLPWWQIIIRRYAVYAFIAALIIFWAIPVGIVGLIAQVNTLKTIPGLTWIADIPKPILGVVSGLLPAVALSILMSLVPVIMRLCARLSGEVSQSRVELFTQNSYFFFQLIQVFLIQTLTNAASTALVQIAQQPGQVFTILSSSLPTASNFYISYFIVQGLTIATSVVTQVVGFFVFTLLYKFLAKTPRAMYKKWTSLSAISWGSVLPVYTNIAVISITYSVIAPLILFWSSLGMGLFYLAYRYNILFVTETQIDTHGMIYPRALKQLFSGIYLAEICMVGLFAVSKAAGPAVLMAIFLAFTILFHITLSRTLDPLLYGLPRSLQAEEEAIQERIAGNEGATSAEEGLVTNELSNEDTVSKAPGTKAVPNVPANKGNFILRFFKPWIYADYATLREWFTSEKHFAEPIEYSEEIAAEAYLPPSVSSRAPILWIPSDPAGLSKVEVAASSKVIQITDEGAVLDEKNHITWDSEGARPPIWEEKIYY